The proteins below come from a single Megalops cyprinoides isolate fMegCyp1 chromosome 5, fMegCyp1.pri, whole genome shotgun sequence genomic window:
- the hwa gene encoding protein huluwa: MSQMGPSATPSTLTEGLPISSLTLLILLLIPCVVLLLLLNCMILGYKLLVLYKRKRRRRRLSSESTLLQSTLSTRQRVTKISGIPSFSNKNEKRNFISISEPMLAQPVSSSLTSSKERAATGQRIRILRPDGATGGAIESLAAPSTILATMSTTGSTTRADLPRRSRLYTKSSSGWRRSAPVLLQSSDSDTDRPNTVPPNSPELNAPQSVGTSNLGPMRRSSTMELQDEMKNMGVNSLDTVKLEYEYASSIPQESSCFVASANSSIVGPGLDSDFGASAGISLRILSSDSDGFTNAILGSGLEWDYYDPCYVRQNHVPKHMHHMPTVTTKQYWV; this comes from the exons ATGTCGCAAATGGGTCCGTCTGCAACACCTTCAACTTTAACTGAGGGGTTGCCGATTTCAAGTTTAACCCTGTTAATACTGCTTCTAATACCATGTGTGGTTCTTCTGCTGTTATTAAACTGCATGATATTGGGCTACAAACTGCTTGTTTTATacaagagaaagaggaggcGGCGTCGGTTGAGCTCCGAAAGCACGCTTTTGCAATCCACGCTCTCCACGCGACAAAGAGTTACCAAAATTTCGGGGATCCCTTCTTTTTCGAACAAAAACGAGAAAAGAAACTTCATATCGATCTCAGAGCCGATGCTGGCACAGCCAGTGTCTTCATCCCTTACCTCTTCCAAGGAACGGGCTGCCACCGGTCAGAGGATCAGGATCTTGAGGCCAGATGGAGCCACAGGTGGAGCAATCGAGTCGCTGGCGGCACCGAGCACCATACTGGCCACGATGTCAACGACAGGCTCGACCACAAGAGCCGACTTGCCCCGCAGATCGCGTTTATACACAAAGAGCTCATCTGGCTGGCGAAGAAGTGCACCAGTCTTGCTGCAGTCCAGTGATTCGGACACGGATCGTCCTAACACAGTGCCACCGAACTCCCCAGAGTTGAACGCACCACAATCGGTG GGCACGTCAAACCTGGGGCCCATGCGTCGGAGCAGTACTATGGAATTGCAGGACGAAATGAAAAATATGGGTGTTAACTCTCTTGACACGGTGAAGCTGGAGTATGAATATGCCAGCAGTATACCACAGGAAAGCTCGTGTTTTGTTGCATCAGCAAACTCCTCCATCGTGGGGCCTGGATTAGACAGCGATTTCGGAGCCAGCGCAG GTATTTCTTTGCGGATCTTGTCTTCTGACAGTGACGGCTTCACCAATGCAATTTTGGGATCCGGCTTGGAGTGGGACTACTATGACCCATGCTATGTGAGGCAAAATCACGTACCAAAACACATGCACCACATGCCTACCGTCACCACCAAACAATACTGGGTCTGA
- the LOC118778117 gene encoding dnaJ homolog subfamily B member 5-like isoform X2, protein MGKDYYKILGIPSGSNEDEIKKAYRKMALKFHPDKNKEANAEEKFKEIAEAYEVLSDPKKRTIYDQYGEDGLKAGGGGSAGGQGNTYHYTFHGDPHATFASFFGGSNPFDMFFNSGRSRGNTNGFGDHEIDIEVEGDDDPFSAFSRFGFNGINGFHHGSGGGAGRRHHAEALHGRRKLQDPPVVHELRVSLEEVFHGCTKRMKITRRRLNPDGRTLRTEDKILNIVIKRGWKEGTKITFPKEGDETSENIPADIAFVLKDKGHPHFKRDGSNIIYTVKISLKEALCGCTVNIPTIDNRMIPLPCSDVIKPGTVKRLRGEGLPFPKSPLQRGDLIVEFQVRFPDRIPPQSREIIKQNLPVS, encoded by the exons ATGGGGAAGGATTACTACAAGATCCTGGGGATCCCGTCTGGCTCCAACGAGGATGAGATCAAAAAGGCCTACAGAAAGATGGCCCTCAAGTTCCACCCGGACAAAAACAAGGAGGCCAACGCTGAGGAAAAGTTCAAGGAAATTGCGGAGGCCTATGAGGTGCTGAGCGACCCAAAAAAGAGGACAATCTACGACCAGTATGGAGAGGATG GCCTcaaagctggaggaggaggatcAGCTGGAGGGCAGGGGAACACCTATCACTACACTTTTCATGGGGACCCCCATGCAACATTTGCCTCCTTTTTTGGGGGCTCGAACCCCTTCGACATGTTCTTCAATTCAGGACGTTCCAGGGGCAACACCAACGGCTTCGGGGACCATGAGATCGACATCGAGGTGGAAGGGGACGACGACCCCTTCAGCGCCTTCAGCCGCTTCGGCTTCAATGGCATTAACGGCTTCCACCACGGCAGCGGCGGCGGAGCCGGGCGGAGGCACCACGCAGAGGCGCTGCACGGCCGGCGCAAACTGCAGGACCCACCGGTGGTGCACGAGCTGCGCGTCTCCCTGGAGGAGGTCTTCCACGGCTGCACCAAGCGCATGAAGATCACCCGCCGACGCCTCAACCCCGACGGCCGCACCCTGCGCACCGAGGACAAGATCCTCAACATCGTCATCAAGAGGGGCTGGAAGGAGGGCACCAAGATCACCTTCCCCAAGGAGGGCGACGAGACCTCCGAGAACATCCCCGCCGACATCGCCTTCGTCCTCAAAGACAAGGGACACCCCCACTTCAAGAGGGATGGCTCCAATATCATCTACACCGTCAAGATCAGTCTGAAGGAG GCTCTATGTGGGTGCACAGTGAACATTCCTACCATCGACAACAGAATGATTCCCCTTCcttgcagtgatgtcatcaagcCGGGTACAGTCAAGAgactgaggggggaggggttgccATTTCCAAAGAGCCCCTTGCAGCGCGGCGACTTGATAGTTGAGTTCCAGGTGCGCTTTCCTGACAGGATACCCCCACAGTCTAGAGAAATCATCAAACAGAACCTCCCTGTGTCTTAG
- the LOC118778117 gene encoding dnaJ homolog subfamily B member 5-like isoform X1, with product MVLIWTQFGLKHKNLKCKVRVIHRNDSWIMGQARVVPEVHCLSIKAMGKDYYKILGIPSGSNEDEIKKAYRKMALKFHPDKNKEANAEEKFKEIAEAYEVLSDPKKRTIYDQYGEDGLKAGGGGSAGGQGNTYHYTFHGDPHATFASFFGGSNPFDMFFNSGRSRGNTNGFGDHEIDIEVEGDDDPFSAFSRFGFNGINGFHHGSGGGAGRRHHAEALHGRRKLQDPPVVHELRVSLEEVFHGCTKRMKITRRRLNPDGRTLRTEDKILNIVIKRGWKEGTKITFPKEGDETSENIPADIAFVLKDKGHPHFKRDGSNIIYTVKISLKEALCGCTVNIPTIDNRMIPLPCSDVIKPGTVKRLRGEGLPFPKSPLQRGDLIVEFQVRFPDRIPPQSREIIKQNLPVS from the exons ATGGTATTGATTTGGACTCAGTTTGGTTTGAAACACAAAAACCTTAAGTGTAAGGTTCGTGTTATacacagaaatgacagctgGATAATGGGG CAAGCACGCGTGGTCCCAGAGGTGCACTGCCTGTCCATCAAGGCCATGGGGAAGGATTACTACAAGATCCTGGGGATCCCGTCTGGCTCCAACGAGGATGAGATCAAAAAGGCCTACAGAAAGATGGCCCTCAAGTTCCACCCGGACAAAAACAAGGAGGCCAACGCTGAGGAAAAGTTCAAGGAAATTGCGGAGGCCTATGAGGTGCTGAGCGACCCAAAAAAGAGGACAATCTACGACCAGTATGGAGAGGATG GCCTcaaagctggaggaggaggatcAGCTGGAGGGCAGGGGAACACCTATCACTACACTTTTCATGGGGACCCCCATGCAACATTTGCCTCCTTTTTTGGGGGCTCGAACCCCTTCGACATGTTCTTCAATTCAGGACGTTCCAGGGGCAACACCAACGGCTTCGGGGACCATGAGATCGACATCGAGGTGGAAGGGGACGACGACCCCTTCAGCGCCTTCAGCCGCTTCGGCTTCAATGGCATTAACGGCTTCCACCACGGCAGCGGCGGCGGAGCCGGGCGGAGGCACCACGCAGAGGCGCTGCACGGCCGGCGCAAACTGCAGGACCCACCGGTGGTGCACGAGCTGCGCGTCTCCCTGGAGGAGGTCTTCCACGGCTGCACCAAGCGCATGAAGATCACCCGCCGACGCCTCAACCCCGACGGCCGCACCCTGCGCACCGAGGACAAGATCCTCAACATCGTCATCAAGAGGGGCTGGAAGGAGGGCACCAAGATCACCTTCCCCAAGGAGGGCGACGAGACCTCCGAGAACATCCCCGCCGACATCGCCTTCGTCCTCAAAGACAAGGGACACCCCCACTTCAAGAGGGATGGCTCCAATATCATCTACACCGTCAAGATCAGTCTGAAGGAG GCTCTATGTGGGTGCACAGTGAACATTCCTACCATCGACAACAGAATGATTCCCCTTCcttgcagtgatgtcatcaagcCGGGTACAGTCAAGAgactgaggggggaggggttgccATTTCCAAAGAGCCCCTTGCAGCGCGGCGACTTGATAGTTGAGTTCCAGGTGCGCTTTCCTGACAGGATACCCCCACAGTCTAGAGAAATCATCAAACAGAACCTCCCTGTGTCTTAG
- the LOC118777886 gene encoding transitional endoplasmic reticulum ATPase yields the protein MASGGESKNDDLSTAILKQKNRPNRLIVDESINEDNSVVSLSQAKMDELQLFRGDTVLLKGKKRRETVCIVLSDDTCSDEKVRMNRVVRNNLRVRLGDVISIQPCPDVKYGKRIHVLPIDDTVEGITGNLFEVYLKPYFLEAYRPIRKGDIFLVRGGMRAVEFKVVETDPSPYCIVAPDTVIHCEGEPIKREDEEESLNEVGYDDIGGVRKQLAQIKEMVELPLRHPALFKAIGVKPPRGILLYGPPGTGKTLIARAVANETGAFFFLINGPEIMSKLAGESESNLRKAFEEAEKNAPAIIFIDELDAIAPKREKTHGEVERRIVSQLLTLMDGLKQRAHVIVMAATNRPNSIDPALRRFGRFDREVDIGIPDATGRLEILQIHTKNMKLADDVDLEQVANETHGHVGADLAALCSEAALQAIRKKMDLIDLEDETIDAEVMNSLAVTMDDFRWALSQSNPSALRETVVEVPNITWEDIGGLEDVKRELQELVQYPVEHPDKFLKFGMTPSKGVLFYGPPGCGKTLLAKAIANECQANFISIKGPELLTMWFGESEANVREIFDKARQAAPCVLFFDELDSIAKARGGNVGDGGGAADRVINQILTEMDGMSSKKNVFIIGATNRPDIIDPAILRPGRLDQLIYIPLPDEKSRIAILKANLRKSPISKDVDLDFLAKMTNGFSGADLTEICQRACKLAIRESIENEIRRERERQTNPSAMEVEEDDPVPEIRKDHFEEAMRFARRSVSDNDIRKYEMFAQTLQQSRGFGSFRFPSSNQGGAGPSQGSAGGSGGNVFNEDNDDDLYG from the exons ATGGCTTCGGGCGGAGA ATCCAAAAATGATGATCTTTCCACtgccattttaaagcaaaagaACAGACCAAACAGGTTGATTGTGGATGAGTCCATCAATGAGGACAACAGTGTTGTCTCACTTTCTCAG GCAAAGATGGATGAGCTGCAGCTCTTCAGAGGAGACACCGTTTTGCTGaaggggaagaagaggagggagactGTGTGCATCGTGCTCTCCGATGACACCTGCTCTGACGAGAAAGTGCGCATGAATCGCGTGGTCCGCAACAACCTGAGAGTGCGCCTGGGTGATGTCATCAG TATCCAGCCGTGTCCGGATGTGAAGTATGGGAAGCGTATTCACGTTCTTCCCATCGATGACACTGTGGAGGGGATCACAGGCAACCTGTTTGAGGTGTATCTCAAGCCATATTTCCTGGAAGCCTACAGACCAATCAGGAAAG GAGATATTTTCCTGGTCAGAGGAGGGATGCGAGCTGTTGAGTTCAAAGTGGTGGAGACAGACCCCAGCCCCTACTGCATAGTGGCCCCAGACACAGTCATCCACTGTGAGGGAGAGCCCATCAAGCGGGAG GATGAAGAGGAATCCCTTAATGAGGTTGGCTACGATGATATTGGAGGAGTTAGGAAGCAGCTGGCCCAGATCAAAGAAATGGTGGAACTACCTCTGAGGCACCCTGCTCTTTTCAAGGCCATTGGTGTGAAG CCTCCACGTGGCATTCTTCTGTATGGACCACCTGGAACAGGAAAGACTCTGATTGCTCGAGCTGTTGCAAATGAAACTGGAGCATTCTTCTTTCTCATCAACG GGCCTGAGATTATGAGCAAGCTTGCTGGAGAGTCTGAAAGCAACCTGAGAAAAGCTTTTGAAGAAGCTGAAAAGAATGCCCCCGCCATTATCTTTATTGATGAGCTCGATGCTATTGcaccaaaaagagaaaag ACTCACGGAGAAGTTGAGAGGCGAATTGTCTCTCAGCTGCTGACTCTCATGGACGGGCTGAAGCAGAGGGCACATGTCATTGTCATGGCAGCCACCAACAGACCCAACAGCATTGATCCAGCCCTCAGGCGATTTG GCCGTTTTGACAGAGAGGTGGACATTGGTATTCCTGATGCAACAGGACGACTTGAGATCCTTCAGATCCACACCAAGAACATGAAGCTGGCTGACGATGTTGATCTTGAGCAG GTTGCCAATGAGACTCACGGCCACGTGGGAGCCGATTTGGCAGCCCTGTGCTCAGAGGCTGCATTGCAGGCcatcagaaagaaaatggaCCTGATTGACCTGGAGGATGAGACCATTGATGCTGAGGTCATGAACTCCCTGGCTGTCACCATGGATGACTTCAGG TGGGCCCTGAGTCAGAGCAACCCCTCAGCCTTGCGAGAGACGGTGGTGGAAGTGCCCAATATCACCTGGGAGGATATTGGTGGTCTGGAGGATGTcaagagagagctgcaggagctTGTACAG TACCCAGTGGAGCATCCAGACAAATTCCTCAAGTTTGGCATGACCCCTTCCAAGGGAGTGCTGTTCTATGGACCACCTGGCTGTGGTAAAACTCTTTTGGCAAAGGCTATTGCCAATGAGTGCCAGGCCAATTTCATCTCCATCAAAGGCCCAGAGCTGCTCACCATGTGGTTTGGTGAGTCTGAGGCCAACGTCCGAGAGATTTTTGACAAG GCCCGCCAGGCTGCCCCCTGCGTCCTGTTCTTCGATGAGCTGGACTCCATCGCCAAGGCCCGTGGCGGGAACGTCGGGGACGGCGGCGGGGCCGCGGACAGGGTCATCAACCAGATCCTGACCGAGATGGACGGCATGTCCAGCAAGAAGAATGTCTTCATCATCGGGGCCACCAACAGGCCGGACATCATCGACCCTGCCATCCTGCGACCCGGCCGTCTGGACCAGCTCATCTACATCCCACTGCCTGATGAGAAGTCGCGCATCGCAATCCTCAAGGCTAACCTCAGAAAGTCTCCCATCTCCAAG GATGTGGATTTGGATTTCTTGGCTAAGATGACCAATGGCTTCTCAGGAGCTGACCTAACAGAGATCTGTCAGCGAGCCTGCAAGCTGGCCATCAGGGAGTCCATCGAGAATGAGATCAGGAGGGAGCGCGAGAGGCAGACCAACCCCTCCGCCATG GAGGTTGAGGAGGATGACCCCGTCCCTGAGATCCGTAAAGACCACTTCGAGGAGGCCATGCGCTTCGCTCGCCGCTCTGTCAGCGATAACGACATCCGCAAATACGAGATGTTTGCACAGACCTTGCAGCAGAGCCGAGGCTTTGGCAGCTTCAG aTTCCCCTCCAGTAACCAGGGTGGAGCTGGGCCGAGCCAGGGTTCGGCAGGTGGCAGCGGTGGTAATGTCTTCAACGAGGACAATGACGATGACCTCTATGGTTAA